One Fibrobacter sp. UBA4297 DNA window includes the following coding sequences:
- the pilQ gene encoding type IV pilus secretin PilQ: MKKLTKILTILIMVASFATAWAAPAEGSVAPNKKLYDFNFVNMDYEAIFRSVSVIAGVDILIAPDVKGKISLRVTKKTWQETLDIICNMNDLTWVIQDKYISIQRLSTYQAKQKKLADEENQAEQNAPLVRKNFQVHHAKADELVKVLESMKSNRGKISVVERTNSIIVYDTENKIEQMGNALTELDVETLQIMITAKLVVVNSELARELGVDWTAAMGSATLTPGMATAATGATAGSSRISGVIQSFPNGTSPAVGKANTAITASLLDNNLQIAISNLMGDASTEVLASPQVSTLDNTEAQVFMGDKVSIRVIDDSGESSTKMVETGIKLTVTPHVSGDNRILLDLHPENNSYGYDEKGEVVISTQEAKTKVVVADGETVVIGGLTRNENTESESGIPFLKDIPLLGNLFKYTRKSITKKDLVIFVTPRIIRNYVGNVEISEKSEETSSVAAPELKPVDDKIMESPVVTGETPEAPVPENSHDDGWNQ, translated from the coding sequence GTGAAAAAGCTGACTAAAATTCTGACGATTCTTATCATGGTGGCAAGCTTTGCTACCGCGTGGGCCGCACCTGCGGAGGGTTCTGTAGCCCCGAATAAGAAGCTATATGACTTCAACTTTGTCAATATGGACTACGAAGCCATTTTCCGCTCTGTGTCCGTGATTGCAGGCGTGGACATCTTGATTGCCCCTGATGTCAAGGGCAAGATCAGCTTGCGTGTGACCAAGAAGACATGGCAGGAAACTTTGGATATTATTTGTAACATGAATGACCTCACGTGGGTGATTCAGGACAAGTACATTTCCATCCAGCGCTTGAGCACTTACCAGGCCAAGCAGAAAAAGCTTGCCGACGAGGAAAATCAGGCAGAACAGAATGCACCGCTCGTCCGTAAGAACTTCCAGGTGCATCATGCTAAGGCTGATGAACTCGTGAAGGTTCTCGAAAGCATGAAGTCGAACCGTGGTAAGATTTCTGTCGTGGAACGCACGAACTCCATCATCGTTTACGATACAGAAAACAAGATAGAGCAGATGGGCAATGCGCTCACCGAACTTGATGTCGAAACGCTTCAGATTATGATTACGGCTAAGCTCGTGGTTGTGAACAGCGAACTTGCTCGTGAACTTGGAGTGGACTGGACTGCTGCGATGGGTTCTGCTACGCTTACGCCGGGCATGGCTACTGCAGCAACAGGTGCTACAGCTGGCTCTAGCCGAATCAGCGGCGTTATTCAGTCTTTCCCGAACGGAACGTCTCCGGCTGTGGGCAAGGCCAATACCGCCATTACGGCTAGCCTCCTCGACAATAATCTCCAGATTGCTATTTCGAACTTGATGGGTGATGCTTCTACGGAAGTGCTTGCTTCTCCGCAGGTTTCTACGCTTGACAACACCGAAGCTCAGGTGTTCATGGGTGACAAGGTCTCTATCCGCGTGATTGACGATAGCGGTGAATCTTCGACCAAGATGGTGGAAACGGGTATCAAGCTTACCGTGACTCCGCACGTTTCTGGTGACAACCGCATCTTGCTTGACCTCCATCCGGAAAACAACTCCTACGGCTATGACGAAAAGGGCGAAGTCGTGATTTCGACCCAGGAAGCAAAGACCAAGGTTGTCGTGGCTGACGGTGAAACTGTTGTGATTGGTGGTCTTACCCGTAACGAAAATACGGAAAGCGAAAGCGGCATCCCGTTCCTCAAGGACATTCCGCTGCTGGGCAACCTCTTCAAGTACACTCGCAAGTCCATCACAAAGAAGGACCTCGTGATTTTCGTGACGCCGCGTATTATCCGCAATTACGTCGGCAATGTAGAAATCTCTGAAAAGTCCGAAGAAACTTCTAGTGTTGCCGCTCCGGAACTCAAGCCGGTCGATGACAAGATTATGGAATCTCCGGTCGTGACGGGTGAAACCCCGGAAGCTCCGGTTCCGGAAAATTCCCACGACGATGGCTGGAATCAGTAA
- the holA gene encoding DNA polymerase III subunit delta, translating to MFVTLIGKDQFSKDKRIDKFLAETLGDRISDPMAKQVLYATDTNIASISDVIIEACDSVSIFSPEQVIVVRKAEALKTDDMKALAKWLPHAASGKLLFDFETLLASSELYKALAKVGKVEKFDVPKQYEMADWISAVVPTHFNKAIEPAASQYLAEALGNDTKLVSEEVEKILLYAPDCKKITLDLVKTMVVSQRDIPTYEIEGFFGMQNAKAYVQKLNELLNSGVDAIRISNTLYNYALSLLNYGSLTAKGVSPEEAAKKIGKNYYMFVKKGQAAECCRRWRKPLLVRVLRRLADLNYEIKSGKCPTRMSQELALAALVVR from the coding sequence ATGTTCGTAACGCTCATCGGCAAAGACCAGTTCAGCAAGGACAAGCGGATTGATAAATTCCTCGCTGAGACTCTTGGCGACCGGATTTCAGATCCGATGGCCAAGCAGGTGCTATACGCCACCGACACAAACATCGCCTCCATCTCCGATGTCATCATCGAAGCGTGTGATTCCGTGTCGATCTTCTCGCCTGAACAGGTCATCGTCGTGCGCAAGGCCGAAGCCCTCAAAACCGACGACATGAAGGCACTCGCCAAGTGGCTCCCCCATGCGGCAAGCGGCAAGCTGCTATTCGATTTTGAAACACTTCTCGCCTCCAGCGAGCTCTACAAGGCTCTCGCAAAGGTTGGCAAGGTCGAAAAGTTCGACGTCCCGAAGCAATACGAAATGGCCGACTGGATTTCAGCCGTTGTCCCGACGCACTTCAACAAGGCGATTGAGCCTGCAGCATCGCAGTACCTCGCCGAAGCGCTCGGCAACGATACCAAGCTCGTGAGCGAAGAAGTCGAAAAGATCCTCCTCTACGCTCCGGACTGCAAAAAAATTACGCTCGACCTCGTGAAAACGATGGTCGTCTCCCAGCGCGATATCCCGACCTACGAGATTGAAGGCTTCTTCGGCATGCAGAATGCCAAGGCTTACGTCCAGAAGCTAAACGAGCTCTTGAACAGCGGCGTCGACGCCATCCGCATTTCGAACACGCTGTACAACTACGCGCTCTCGCTTTTGAACTACGGCTCGCTTACCGCAAAGGGCGTCTCGCCCGAAGAAGCTGCCAAGAAGATCGGCAAGAACTACTACATGTTCGTGAAAAAAGGCCAAGCCGCAGAATGCTGCCGCCGTTGGCGTAAGCCGCTCCTTGTGCGCGTTCTGCGCCGCCTCGCCGACCTCAATTACGAAATCAAGAGTGGCAAGTGCCCAACCCGCATGAGCCAGGAACTCGCCCTCGCCGCACTCGTCGTGCGATAA